The DNA window CCGGGCCGCCGTCCGCCATGAGCGTGACGATCAGCGACACCTCGATGACCGTCACCGCGACCGCCAGCACCAGCGATCCAAAGGGCTCACCGACCCGGTGGGCCACCACGTCGGCGTGGTGCACCGCCGCGAGGACCGCGCCCACCAGGGCGCATGCCACCAGGACGACCACGGGCACCGGCAGCGCGCGATGCCAGGTGAGGATGAGCAGTACGGCCGCCAGTGCCGGTACCACCACCGTCCAGTGCGGGCGGGGCAGGCGGGTGCGGACGACCATGCGGGCGAGCCTGGCAGATTCGCCCCGCGACGCTTGGCCACGGCACGCCCCGGTCGCCCGGACGGGTGTCCGTCCGGGCGACCGGGTCAGCGGGATGACGGGCCGTCAGGATCGCCAGACCGTCAGGGCCGTGAGGGCCGTCAAGGCCTCAGGAGTGGCCGAGCTCCTCGGCCGGGCCCTCGGGTTCCACCGAGCCGCCGGTGCGGTCGGGGTGGAGCGGCATGGGCTCGACGGCCAGCTCGTCCAGGATCGGCTCGGCGGGCTTGGGCGGGGTGGGCATGACCGCCGCCTCGGAGTGGCCGCCGCAGCCGAAGGCGAGCGACACCACCCGGCCGTCCGCCGGGCTGAACTCATTGCCGCAGATGCCGAATGCCTGCCCCAGCGAGCCGCCGATGGGGATCAGGAAGCCGCAGGTGGTACAGGAGGCGGGGGCCGCCTGGGCCATGGGGGTGTGGGCGCCGTGGGACTTCTCCCAGCGGTCCGCGCCGAGGTGCAGCCCCAGCCGGGAGAGGACCCGGGGCCGGGTGAGGCCGAGCTCCCGGGCGACGGCGGCGATGGCGCCCCGGTCGGGGGCGGGCTGGATGTCGGCGGAGCGGTCGGAGACCTCCACGTCCTCGCCGGGGACGAAGGTGGCGGCGGAACCGCCCTCCGCCAGCGCGGAGTTCGGCGGCACCTCGTCCTCGCCGCTCCAGCCGGCCTCCAGCCGTACGTCGTCGGCGGCGGTCGGCAGCAGGTCGCCGGGGCCGAGGTCGCCGGGGAGCAGGCGCTCGCTCCAGGGCACCCACTCCGGTGCGAGCACCGCGTCGGGGCCGGGGAGCAGCACGGTCTCGTCCAGGGTCACCAGCTTGCTGCGCGAGGCGCGGGTGACCGTGACGGCCCAGCGCCAGCCCCGGTAGGCGGGCTCGCGGCAGGCGAAGGAGTGCGTGACGACGCGGTCCCCGTCGGCCTCCGCGCCGATGTACTCGCCGACCGCGTCCGCACCGGCCGCGTCGACCGCGGCGGCCCGGGCGATCTCGACGGCCTCGGCACAGAGCCGGTCAGGGGTACGGCTTCGCATCGCAGCACTCACGAGAATCGATTCTCTCCCAATCCGTTCCCTGGTCCGCCGCTGACCCGCGTGCGGGGGCGACGGAGGATGTGACGGCCCGGCCGAGGGCGACGGCCGCCGTGATTCCTATTCTGCGGGACGAACCGGTCACCCGTGCCCCGCCCGCACCCGACAGCGGCGTCGTCCGCCGCGATGGGTGTGCGAGGGGCACGCTACCGGCCGGTCGTGCCCGGGGGACAGCCCGCCCAGGGCGACACCGGTCGATAAGGTGCGGAACCGGCGTGCGGAGCGGGGTTGTCGGGCAGGATGGCGGCGTGGCCGACGAAACATCGTCGCAGCACGCTCTGCACGATCACGATCCGCAGGACCCCGGGTCGCCGCCCTCGGAGCGGGAGGGACCGGACGGGGCCGTCCCCCCTGCCCGCCGCACCTCCCGCCTGCGCCGTGCCCGGAGCGCGGTGCGCTCCGGGATGTCGGCGTTCGGCAGGGGCACCGGCCGGGTGGTGAACGGCACCGGGCGGCGGATCCGCCGGGCGACCTCGGCCGAGGGCGCGGGCGAGTCCGGGCTGGCGAAGCTGATCGAACTGCATGCGGTCAACTCGTTCGGCGACATGCTGATCACGATCGCGCTGGCCTCCACCATCTTCTTCTCGGTGCCGACCGGTGAGGCGCGCGGCCGGGTGGCGCTGTACCTGCTGATCACCATGGCGCCGTTCGCGCTGCTGGCGCCGGTGATCGGCCCGCTTCTTGACCGGCTGCCGCACGGCCGGCGGGCGGCGATGGCGGTGTCGATGCTGGCCCGGGCGGTGCTGGCGTGGACCATGGCCGGGGTGATCAGCGGGGGCGGGATCGCGCTCTACCCGGAGGCGCTGGGGGTGCTGGTCGCCTCCAAGGCGTACGGGGTGGTCCGCAGCGTGGTCGTGCCCCGGCTGCTGCCCCATCAGGTGACGCTGGTGAAGGCCAACTCGCGGGTCACGCTGGCCGGGCTGATCGCCACCGGGGTGGCGGCGGTGGTCGGCGGGCTGCTGCATCTGCTGGGGCCGGGTTGGCCGCTGCGCGGCGCGTTCCTGGTCTTTGTCGCGGGGACGCTGCTGGCCTTCGCACTGCCGCCGACGGTGGACTCGGCGCAGGGCGAGAAGCGGGCGCTGCTGGTCAAGGAGGACGCGGCCGGTCCGCAGGAGGCGATCACCGACCAGGCGGCGCCCGTCGGCGAAGCGGCGTCCGAACGCGAGGAGCGGCTGCGGGAGCGGCCGCTCCGCTCGGTGGGCCCGTCGGTGCTGCTGGCGCTGCGCGCCGTGGCGGGGCTGCGCGGCCTCTCCGGGTTCCTCACCATGTTCCTGGCCTTTCTGCTGCGGGCCGACTCGGTGGGCGGGCTGCACCCGGGCGTGGCACTGGGCCTGGTCGCGGTGGCGGCCGGGATCGGCAATGCGCTGGGCTCGGTGCTGGGCTCCTGGCTGCGCACCCGGGGTCCGGAGGCGACGGTGACCGCGATGGTGGCGCTGGCGGTGGCGGCGACCGCCTGCGGGGCGCTCTGGTACGGGGTGCTGACCGTGACCCTGGTGGCGGCGTCCGCCGGGATCGCCCAGTCGCTGGGCAAGCTGGCGCTGGACGCGCTGATCCAGCGGGATGTGCCGGAGGAGGTGCGGACGTCGGCGTTCGCCCGTTCCGAGACGCTGATGCAGCTCTGCTGGGTGGCGGGCGGCGGCCTGGGCATCGTGCTGCCGCTCAATGGCGTGCTGGGGTTCGGCATCGCGGCCGGGATCATGGCGGTGACCCTGGGGTTCACCGTGTGGAGCCTCTTCGGACGTGATCGCGGCGGCACACCGCACCCCCGCGCGGCGTGACGAGGGATGACCGGTAGCCTCAGTGCCATGAGCCTCAACAGCCGCGCCATTGCCGCCCTCGGCGCCGTCGTCGTGATCGGCGCCGGCACGGTGGGTTTCTCCGTCGCCCACGCGTCCAGCCAGGACAAGCCGCAGAACCGCCTGGTCACCCTGGTCGCGGGGACCGGCTCCGTCCACTCCGAGCCGACCTGCTGGAACGACGGCAAGCCGCTGGACGCCAAGGCCCAGGGCGACTGCCAGGCCAAGGCCGCCAAGCTGGAGAAGGACGGCAAGCTGCCGACCCTGGAGATGAACACCAGCGACCGGGTCGGCGTGGGCGTGGACCCCGTCATCGCGGACAAGGGCTGGTTCGCCTTCACCGACGGCGGCACCCAGGGTCAGGCGACGCTCGCCAGCGCCCGCAAGGGCAGCACCTTCTCCGGCGCCATCCCCGCCGCCAATGTGCTGAAGTCCACCGAGAAGACGCTGGTCACGGTCGTCGAGGCGGACACCAGGAGCGGCGACATCTTCGGCGTCTGGTACTTCACCCTGAAGAACACGGACATCTGAGCGGCCTCCGCTCCACCATGAGCGAGACGCCGCACAGCAGTGGACAGCCGGGCCCGGCAGTGGCCCGGCTGCTCGTCGTCACCGCCGTGGCGGCGGAGGCCGAGGCGGTGCTGCGCGGCGCCGACCCGCGCGGCGGCCACCGGCCGCACCGGACGCCCGCCCTGCACTGGGTGACGGCCCGCCCGGAGTCGCCCGCCGCCGAGGTGGAGGTCGAGGTCGTCGCGGGCGGCGTCGGCCCGGCCGCCGCCGCTGCCGCCACCGCCACCGCCTGCTGCGGAGCCCGCTATGACCTGGTCGTCTCGGCCGGGATCGCGGGCGGCTTCGCCCCGGCCGCGCCGGTCGGCTCGGCGGTGGTGGCCGACGCCGTACTGGCGGCCGACCTGGGCGCCACCACGGCCGAGGGGTTCAGCGACGTCACCGAGCTGGGCTTCGGCACCGTACGGCACACCCCGCCGCCCGCCGCCGTGGCGCTGGCCGCCGGGGCGCTGCGCGCCGCCGGGATCGACACCGCCGTGGGGCCGGTGCTGACCGTCTCCACGGTCACCGGCACCGCCGACCGCACCGCCGAGCTGGCGGGGCGGCACGCGGGCGCGGTGGCCGAGGCGATGGAGGGGTTCGGGGTGGCGGAGGCGGCGGCCCGGCACGGGCTGCCGCTGCTGGAACTGCGCACGGTGTCCAACCCGGTGGGCCCGCGCGACCGCGCCGCCTGGCGGATCGGCGAGGCGCTGGCGGCGCTGGAGCGGGTGTTCGCCGCGCTGCCGTACCGGGAACTGATCGACGCCGCCGCGCAGGAGAGAGGCCGACCATGACCGAGCAGACGCCGTTCCCGGAGGCGGGGCCCGCCGGTCCGGCCGACCGACTCTCGGTCGCCTACTCGCCCTGCCCCAATGACACCTTTGTCTTCCATGCCTGGGCGCACGGCCTGGTACCCGGCGCGACCGCGCCCGAGGTGACCTTCGCCGACATCGACATCACCAATGGGCTGGCCGAGCGCGGCGCGCTGGATGTGCTCAAGATCTCCTACGCCGCCCTGCCCTGGGTGCTCGACCGGTACGCCCTGCTGCCCTGCGGCGGTGCGCTGGGCCGTGGCTGCGGCCCGCTGGTGCTCACCGGTCCGGACGCGCCGGACGACCCGGCGGCGCTGGCCGGCAAGGTGGTCGCGGTGCCGAGCGAGCGGTCCACCGCCTATCTGCTCTTCCGCCTCTGGGCGGCCAAGGCGGTCCCCGGCGGGCTGGGCGAGGTCCGGGTGCTGCCGTTCCACGAGATCATGCCGGCGGTGCGGGACGGCGCGGTCGACGCCGGTCTGGTGATCCATGAGGCCCGCTTCACCTATGGGCAGTACGGCCTGCGCCGCCTCGCCGACATGGGCGAGGCATGGGAGGCCGACACCGGCCTGCCGATCCCGCTGGGCGCGATCGTGGCCCGGCGCTCGCTGGGCCGCGACCGGCTGCTGGCCCTGGCCGACACCGTACGGGCCTCGGTGCGGGCGGCCTGGGACGACCCGGCCGCCTCCCGGGAGTACGTACTGGCGCATGCCCAGGAGATGGACCCGGCCGTCGCCGACCAGCACATCGGGCTCTATGTCAACGAGTTCACCGCCGACCTGGGCGAGGACGGCTACGCCGCCGTACGCGGGCTGCTCACCCGGGCCGCCGCCGAGGGCCTGGTCCCGGCCGTCACCCCGGACGCGCTGGCCTTCCCTGCCTGACGCACCGTCAGTACCCGGCTGACAGTGCGGCGCCGTCTCCCTGGCCGGGGAGGCGGCGCCGGGCCGTCAGACGTCGAACTGGTCCGCCACCGCCCGCAGCAGGGTGGCCAGCTTCTGCCCGGCCGGCTTGTTCGGGTAGCGGCCGTGCTGAAGGCCGGGCAGCACCGCGTCCAGGGTGGAGATCAGATCCTGCACGATCGGCGCCATCTCGTCCGGCTTGCGCCGCTGCGCCGCGGCGACCGACGGCGGGGTGTCCAGCAGGGCCACCGACAGCGCCTGGTCCCCCCGGTGGCCCGCCACCACGCCGAACTCCACGCGCTGCCCCGGCTTGAGCGTGGTCACGCCGTCGGGCAGCGCCTTGGAGTGCACGAAGACGTCACCGCCGTCGTCGCGGGAGAGGAAGCCGAAGCCCTTCTCGCTGTTGAACCACTTGACCTTGCCGGTAGGCACGGAAGACCTCGTCCTGGTGTGTGAGGGATGTCGGGGTGTCCGACGACCGCTGGCGGGTGGATGGGCGCCCGCGCCCGGTCGGGGCGGCGCGGTACAGGCTGGCCTGCGTGAAGCTAGCAGGCAGTCGCAAGGTTAACGGGCCGCGCCTCGGGCGACCGTGCGGTGCGCGCACCGCCTGCTCCGCCCGGACCTCGGCGCCCCGCAGATCTGGCGCTCCGGGCACGCCCGGGCGGCGGTGACACGCTGCTCATGGGACGCACCCCCCGGTCCGGACGCCG is part of the Peterkaempfera bronchialis genome and encodes:
- a CDS encoding cold-shock protein, whose protein sequence is MPTGKVKWFNSEKGFGFLSRDDGGDVFVHSKALPDGVTTLKPGQRVEFGVVAGHRGDQALSVALLDTPPSVAAAQRRKPDEMAPIVQDLISTLDAVLPGLQHGRYPNKPAGQKLATLLRAVADQFDV
- a CDS encoding menaquinone biosynthesis family protein, encoding MTEQTPFPEAGPAGPADRLSVAYSPCPNDTFVFHAWAHGLVPGATAPEVTFADIDITNGLAERGALDVLKISYAALPWVLDRYALLPCGGALGRGCGPLVLTGPDAPDDPAALAGKVVAVPSERSTAYLLFRLWAAKAVPGGLGEVRVLPFHEIMPAVRDGAVDAGLVIHEARFTYGQYGLRRLADMGEAWEADTGLPIPLGAIVARRSLGRDRLLALADTVRASVRAAWDDPAASREYVLAHAQEMDPAVADQHIGLYVNEFTADLGEDGYAAVRGLLTRAAAEGLVPAVTPDALAFPA
- a CDS encoding futalosine hydrolase — protein: MSETPHSSGQPGPAVARLLVVTAVAAEAEAVLRGADPRGGHRPHRTPALHWVTARPESPAAEVEVEVVAGGVGPAAAAAATATACCGARYDLVVSAGIAGGFAPAAPVGSAVVADAVLAADLGATTAEGFSDVTELGFGTVRHTPPPAAVALAAGALRAAGIDTAVGPVLTVSTVTGTADRTAELAGRHAGAVAEAMEGFGVAEAAARHGLPLLELRTVSNPVGPRDRAAWRIGEALAALERVFAALPYRELIDAAAQERGRP
- a CDS encoding MFS transporter, with amino-acid sequence MSAFGRGTGRVVNGTGRRIRRATSAEGAGESGLAKLIELHAVNSFGDMLITIALASTIFFSVPTGEARGRVALYLLITMAPFALLAPVIGPLLDRLPHGRRAAMAVSMLARAVLAWTMAGVISGGGIALYPEALGVLVASKAYGVVRSVVVPRLLPHQVTLVKANSRVTLAGLIATGVAAVVGGLLHLLGPGWPLRGAFLVFVAGTLLAFALPPTVDSAQGEKRALLVKEDAAGPQEAITDQAAPVGEAASEREERLRERPLRSVGPSVLLALRAVAGLRGLSGFLTMFLAFLLRADSVGGLHPGVALGLVAVAAGIGNALGSVLGSWLRTRGPEATVTAMVALAVAATACGALWYGVLTVTLVAASAGIAQSLGKLALDALIQRDVPEEVRTSAFARSETLMQLCWVAGGGLGIVLPLNGVLGFGIAAGIMAVTLGFTVWSLFGRDRGGTPHPRAA
- a CDS encoding DUF3027 domain-containing protein, with translation MRSRTPDRLCAEAVEIARAAAVDAAGADAVGEYIGAEADGDRVVTHSFACREPAYRGWRWAVTVTRASRSKLVTLDETVLLPGPDAVLAPEWVPWSERLLPGDLGPGDLLPTAADDVRLEAGWSGEDEVPPNSALAEGGSAATFVPGEDVEVSDRSADIQPAPDRGAIAAVARELGLTRPRVLSRLGLHLGADRWEKSHGAHTPMAQAAPASCTTCGFLIPIGGSLGQAFGICGNEFSPADGRVVSLAFGCGGHSEAAVMPTPPKPAEPILDELAVEPMPLHPDRTGGSVEPEGPAEELGHS